The Apium graveolens cultivar Ventura chromosome 3, ASM990537v1, whole genome shotgun sequence sequence AAGTTATTATGTGACCCTCATACACCACATAGATGCAATAACTTGAATCATTTAGATTTTTGTGGAAATTGTTGAACTAAATAATGTAATGTAACTAGCCTTACATTGTAGCTAGTTAACTCTGCTTTAAGAGATTGAATAATGTAAGTAGCGAAGTGCTAGTATCTCTCCCTTTTAAGCTGTTTATAAGATTTACACGCAGTTTTATAAAAAACTGCTTAGCCTAGGTGAAAATGTGGAGCTGAGCTGGACACCAGGTATTATAATGAACAAAAGAATTTGTAGAATGTTTTTTTGTTAATCAAGAAACTTCCTACGCTGATTGGCTGGTTTAGACCGCTCTACATTACACAAAAAGGAAAATAGTGGTTTTTGAAAATGAAATAAACGAAAGGAAGtatgtaatatataaaataaattagatAAGGTACAACACTTTTCCTATTAGGTCCTAAGGCTTTAAGATTTCAGTCATCAATCTTTAACAACATTCGCATCTCACATCAATTCTTCACCCATATCACCACTGTCATCGAAGCACATCATAGAGTACCATACATTGCAATTTCTTTGCTTGTGTTTCTCCTTTCACTCACTTCCATTTTTCTTGTATCCCCAAGTAAGTTTTGGTTGTTGGTAAATTTTCAGTTTAAGCAAATTTGGTTCCGTATAACCTTTTATATCATGGACAACTATTAAACCTATGTTTATCTTCTCGTGCTTCTGCATGTAAGATCAATTTCTTGCGATCTATTCATTTTTCTAAATATCTCTACttgtttgtttatttttatttataactGGTCATCAATATCTCTCGGCACTTGTAAATGGATTATTTGATACTTTTTGTTTAACATGTTTGAAGGAAATATTTCCGGGTGAACTGTTTTGTATACCTTTCCCTTTTAACAATAGTTTAATTTTTGTCAATTGAATTTAGCTGTTGATTCTGTGTGAGAGGAGGTTTAATTTTTCTTCCTTAATTGATCTCGTCTCTGTACCTTTCCTGACTGCATATTGTTTGTTTACTTTTTTGAGTTTTTTTTTTTGATGAACTGATTTTCCGGTATCCATTTTCATATCTATGCAGCCCTCTCTATGTTAATATATTTTTAACTGTGAAATAGTATTACTCGGGTTAGATAAAGCTTTCAATACACAATTACTCCCTCCTTTCTTGACTTTCAACTTTTAAATTGACCAATTCTTTATACATTAAATCATGTAATGAAGAAtattagtacttgttgaaataAATGGTAGGAGGGATTATCTTTATTCTCAACATGAACTTTGTATTTGTAACTTTTCTATCGGGCTATATAAACTATCAACCATATATGTGAAAATTTGTTTTATGATGTCATATGATTTACTACCCCAATTTAGAGATATTTGTTTGTACATGAAAGCAGATTCATGGAAAAGTAAAAAAAACATAGTAATTTACTTTGCAAATTGTATTTGCATTGGTTTTCTTCTTTACCAGGCTATCACAATATCAGTGGGATGGATATTCCATCTTTCAGAGGGAATGGTATGAGTGGCACTGCCCGCAGACACATTACAAATTATGGCATTTCTAGGCATGGAATGGAAGAAATTTCTCGTCATTTCTGCAGAGAACCTATTGGTCCTAGTCGCAGGGAACACACTATTATTAAGTCACATATTAGGTGGCACTCCGGAGAAGGAAATTATAAGGAGTTCAGAGATTATTCAGATGCCAAAATGCTGTGGGAGCGGGAAAGGAGTTATGGAAAAAGTCAAAACAAATCATACAGGTATGACTTTTCCTTTCATTCTGATACTAGAACTCCTTTATCCAATATGTAGATTTCTTTTCTCGATTCTTATGACACTCTGTAATTCCTTTCAAATGAAATATTGGCCAACAGAGTAGACCCTGATGTAGTACATAAATAATGTTGAAGGGGAATTAGTATGCACGACCTTATGTCGGGATCAGTCCACGAAAGAATGTATACTCCATTATCCTACTTCTCTGTTGTCACTGGCATATTTTGTTTTATGTTAAACTTTTCGGGGGAGAAGTAAAATGAGTGTGGTGTTATTTTTTATTGTTTCATTTATGTGAAgcattttattttgtatttacaTTATTTAGTACAAGACCATTATTAAATTGTAGGATAAAATCAAAAGAATAACATGGAAACAAGTCATTCTTAGACCTTCCTCTTTATAAACAAGTTGCAAAGAGGCCTTAATTTTCATTTTAAATTAGGATGCTACAAGGTGAAATATCTGATTTTAGTAAGAAGAATCCGACTCAGATCCCAAACCCACACCCGTGTCATGTCCGGTGGACACGAGTATAGGGATAAAATTGGAGAGTCTGGTTTACGGAGCTGATCAGCTGAGGACTACTGTATAAGAAGATACAAAAGGTGAAAAGTGACTGAACAATATGATATCAGTATTCATGTATATATTGAATACATATAAATGGTCCTCCCTAATTTCAGTATGCACGACCCTCTAATTTAATATTGACAATACCCCTACATTCAATATTAATGTATCCTTACTTTAAACCCCGACCGACCTTTTTTTTTCATGTCATTAATCCTTTTTCATCTTAAAACACGTACCTTCACATTTGTAAAAGAAAGCATACACTCATCTCCCCTGTTCTCAAGTTTTTCATATATTTGTGAAATTTAACTATATAACAATTATACATTTGCAGAATGTTTGACAAAAAACTGTACTTGTAGATGGCTAGTGTTTCCTCTCGATCTTGTTTTGAAAATATCCCTGTTTATTGGTCACGAGTTATCTTTGTGCAAATGGCTTGCTTATATGGTGGTTAGACGTTTTTAATTCATTTGTGCAGAAGTCGAAGCAGGAGTCCTGCATATCATTTCAATCGAGCTAGTGTTAATGACAGACGTGGTCGAATCACGACATACAATTTCAGAAATGACAAGCCTCACAGCACTAGTACTATTCCCTGCAAGTTTTTTGCTACTGGTTACTGTCGCAATGGAAGTCTTTGTCGGTTTTCTCATAATGGTAGGACACTTGACAGTATCAGTAACTACAAAGAAGACCATAATATAATATGCAAGGTATAGATAGTCTGGTATATGGCTTCACCCAGGGCTTTAGAGATTAATGTGTCCCCGTGTTTTGGGGATGAAAATTAAGGACTTGGTGAGCAGAAGGCTATGAGAAGTTATGCAGATGGAAATGCTGCAACAGGAGATCGTTTAACAGCTCATTGGATAGATACTGATGAACTGACCAAGGACAATGCGAGGAGTCATTCGACTTTGACAGCACACAGCAGTTCTGGGATGGTTGTTTCTGAGTCGGGAGGTACTGCAACTTGTGGCGCTGATATAGAAGGATCTAGGACTTGTACTGAAAACCATTTACTGACACTGAATGGTACATCCAAAAGATCTGATATTTTAGATCCAGTAAAATCAGAAGCAGCATCATCCAACCAATTCCAAATGGGAAGTGAGCAGATCTCACGCCTAACCAACACACTGGTTAGGCTTTCTGAAGACGAGAAACAGATTCATGATCTGCGTGCAGCTTTGAGGGCTTTAAACACCATGGAATTCATGCAGTCTTTTCTTTCTGCTTCTGCGGGTCTGGATGTGCCAGCTTCGTCATCAAACCAGTATGATCCTGTAACTGATAGTTTGGAGCTGGTAAAATCTGTAATCAGGCGAACAACCGGATGGAATTGTATTAACATCACAGTTACTTCTTACTAGTAGTCCTGAGGGTGATGGATTGCATGGAATTGACTGCAAGAAAACTGAACTGAACGTTAACAGCCTTCAGTCAAGTGAAAAAGCTCTATTGGATGATTCCAAGAATGAAATATCGACTGAATGTAAGAATGAAAAACATATATTAATGGCTGTGGGGATGAACGAAGGAGGAGTATTAATGGCGAATATTGAGATAAAGAAGAACAAAGATGGGAAGAGCTTTCGTGCTTTCAAGTTTTCCCTTGCTGAGTTTGTCAAGGAGCTTTTGTACCCAACATGGAAGGAAGGCCATATCAACAAAGAGGCTTACAAAACCGGTGTAAAGAATGTTGTAGATAAAGTGATTGGAAGTGTCCAGAGCATTCATATACTCCAGACAAAAGAAAAAATCAACAAATATCTGTCCACTTCTAAACCAAAGATCCTAAAACTCATATAGGTTTGTGCTGCTCTGCAAAACTTAATTAAATTTCATTCGTTTTTTAAGTTTTAAATATCTGTGTCAGAAATTGGTTTCTTCAAGAGTATCTTTTCTGTTTGTGCCAGTCCATATACATCTTGCTGAGGTCTAAACTATATTTTTTTGCACTTATCAAGTATACGTTTACGTTTACTTATCTGCATAGAGTACTTATCATCACCACAAGTCCACTTATCATATCATAACTGTTTCTGTAACAGAATTAGTATTTACTCATAGCTGATTGTATGAAAACTTTTTCACTTCTGCAATTTCTACTTTTGTGAACTAGTATCTCTCTTCATAATGTAAATACAATTGGAGCTTGTTTTCAGATTTTAATGGCGTTACTTCTATCTTTACATTATGAAGAGAGATACCAGTTCACAAAAGTAGAAATTACAGAAGTGAAAAATGTTTTAATACAATCAGCTATGACTAAATACTAATTCTGTTACTGAAACGGTTATGATATGATAAGTGGACTTGTTGTGATGATAAGTACTCTAGGCAGATAAGTAAACGTAAACGTGTACTTGATAAGTGCAAAAGTCCCCCCTCAGATTGAAGGTGCCTGAGAAACGTTCAATCTGGGCAGCAAATGCCAATGGGCCTGACGACCCAGTCTCTTAGTGAAAATGTCTGCAAGCTGTGAAGAACTGGAGAAATAACGTGGTTGAACTAGCTGGGATTGTACCTGTTCACGAACGAAATTGCAATCCAAAGCAAAATGTTTTGTTCTGGGATGGAATACAGGATCAGCAGCAATATCCAAAGCTGCTTGATTGTCACTGTGAAGAACAATGGGAAGAGTCTGTGTAATTAAGTTCACTGAGCAATAGATTCAACCATGAGATCTTACAGATAGTATCTGCAATAGCACGGAGTTCAGCCTCTGCAGTTGATCGTGACACAACCTTTTGCTTAGATGAATGCCAAACTATTAAAGATGAACCAAGAGTTAAACACATCCTTGTAATGCTCTTTAGCATACCCAGATGAATCAAGTGTTGAACCCCAGTCACTATCACAGTACGCAGACAAAGTAAGGGAAGTATTGGCTGGGTAAAATAAACCTTGGAAAGGCGTGGTCTTTGGATAACGTAAAACACGCTGAACAACAGCCATATGAGGCACACGGGGAGAATGGAGAAACTGACTTAAGTGATGCACAACAAAAGTGATGTCTGGACGAGAAACAGTAAGATACAATAATTTTCCCACAAATTTTCGATAAAGAGTAGAGTCATCGAGAAGTTCACCTTCAGTTGGTGAGAGTTTGACATTAACATCAATAGGTAGAGATAGTGGCTTGCAATCCTGTAAACCAGCCTCAAACAAAAGATCATGAACAAATTTATGCTGATGAATGTAAAGACCAGTAGCAGTCCTATGTATTTCAAGACCCAAATAGTACTTAGCTAAGCCCATATCTTTGATGGTAAAGGTAGAATGCAGAGTAGCTTTGACATTAGAAATGAAGTCATTGTTATTACCAGTAAGGTGTATATCATCCACGTAACCCAAAGCTGTAACGATTAGCTTCATAATTAAGCTATAATGAtatgtatttttgtgttattaaaatatgaatattaaattaataaatatataatatgattcTGCTAGCTATGTGTTGTATCAatattaattatttgtgattCAGTTGCAGTTGAAAATTGTTTATCTTATTAATCGCTTAGTCGTATTAATTTATTTCTGTTTTTAAATATGATTTAattgaagatttattttcataaatattgatgttatctttaaaattatttttatggatttataatctcaataattatttataggaatttataaaatttagagaATAATATTTTGTCAATTATTTAATACCCAAATAATTTTCTAGTTGTATTTATGAGCGGGTCCAAAGTTAAATTCaaaaatgcttcaaaaattatggaatttatattttactagtttttaaatatttcgagaattttaaatttgttttggTGATTTTTCGGGTTATTTTTACCTGTAAATTAGTTCGTTAAATTGCAAAGCGCGGAACAGAAACCAGACTCTCGGGGTACGTGTTCATTTGTGAAAGAATgttaaaaataacatttttttgaTGCAAATGGTTGAAAATACCCATTCTGGAGGGGTACGTGTTCATTTGtgaaaaaatgttaaaaataacattttttttgATGCAAATGGTTGAAAATACCCATTCTGGAAGTGGATGACTGAAAATACCGTTTTGGATACACATTTGTCATTTGGGTATCCTGTTTTGTACTAGATACGCATTTGTCAAATGGGTATCCAATTTACTTTTTTTTAAGAGATCCCAATGGTAATACCCAAACTACAAATGCGTATCTTTAATAATTTTCTTGGATACCCAATTCTCAAATGTGTATTACACTTACCCAAATACAAAATACGTAATCAAAACGGTATTTCCAGCCATGTATTTTAGAAATGAGTATTTTCAGCCATTGCACCCAAAAATG is a genomic window containing:
- the LOC141714261 gene encoding uncharacterized protein LOC141714261 — protein: MKLSRCFVLRILAAHKLPSFTATDGRENLVISMQANMKKRKGPKALRFQSSIFNNIRISHQFFTHITTVIEAHHRVPYIAISLLVFLLSLTSIFLVSPSYHNISGMDIPSFRGNGMSGTARRHITNYGISRHGMEEISRHFCREPIGPSRREHTIIKSHIRWHSGEGNYKEFRDYSDAKMLWERERSYGKSQNKSYRSRSRSPAYHFNRASVNDRRGRITTYNFRNDKPHSTSTIPCKFFATGYCRNGSLCRFSHNGRTLDSISNYKEDHNIICKV